One region of Carassius carassius chromosome 41, fCarCar2.1, whole genome shotgun sequence genomic DNA includes:
- the LOC132123136 gene encoding septin-5 isoform X1, with protein MKSWLRQGKKFRLFHPPRGVSECTVAPVVMEDSDREVDSVSDEQDSMPASPEPRVHEVEKHFPKEDSEDSELEHIMGHHPVTQHGYHKADSEGEGHSRPHTPGTPTFLRPAAAPRGPGELEHESRYGAPRGHVDFSLPSPISPSRPKSPWGRFDPYESTEDQDKEYVGFATLPNQVHRKSVKKGFDFTLMVAGESGLGKSTLVNSLFLTDLYKDRKLLNAEERITQTVEITKHTVDIEEKGVKLKLTIVDTPGFGDAVNNTECWKSVADYIDQQFEQYFRDESGLNRKNIQDNRVHCCLYFISPFGHGLRPLDVEFMKALHEKVNIVPVLAKADTLTPTEVKRKKIKIREEIEQYGIKIYQFPDCDSDEDEDFKQQDQELKDSIPFAVIGSNTVVEAKGKRVRGRLYPWGIVEVENPAHCDFVKLRNMLVRTHMQDLKDVTRETHYENYRAHCIQSMTRMVVKERNRNKLTRESGTDFPIPMVPGATDTETEKLIREKDEELRRMQEMLQKIQEQMHTQREAY; from the exons ATGAAGAGCTGGCTTCGACAAGGAAAAAAGTTTAGATTGTTTCATCCTCCTAGAGGCGTTTCAG AGTGTACAGTAGCCCCAGTGGTCATGGAGGACAGTGACCGTGAAGTCGACTCGGTGTCAGATGAGCAGGACTCGATGCCAGCGTCGCCTGAGCCCAGGGTGCATGAAGTGGAAAAG CACTTCCCTAAGGAAGACTCGGAGGACTCGGAGCTGGAGCACATCATGGGACATCACCCAGTCACCCAGCATGGGTATCATAAGGCCGATAGTGAGGGTGAGGGTCACAGCAGACCCCACACCCCGGGAACACCCACCTTCCTGAGGCCCGCGGCGGCCCCCAGGGGCCCAGGAGAGTTAGAGCACGAGTCCAGATACGGGGCTCCACGGGGTCATGTGGACTTTAGCCTGCCGTCTCCCATCAGCCCATCCCGGCCTAAAAGCCcctggggtcgcttcgacccatATGAATCTACTGAG GACCAGGACAAGGAGTATGTGGGATTTGCGACTTTGCCAAATCAGGTTCACCGCAAATCTGTGAAGAAGGGCTTTGACTTCACTTTAATGGTAGCAG GAGAGTCAGGTTTAGGAAAGTCCACTCTGGTCAACAGTCTGTTCCTGACAGATCTCTACAAAGACAGGAAGCTGCTGAATGCAGAAG AGAGGATCACGCAGACGGTGGAGATCACCAAACACACGGTGGACATCGAGGAGAAGGGTGTCAAGCTGAAGCTCACTATCGTGGACACACCAGGATTCGGGGACGCTGTCAATAACACTGAATG CTGGAAGTCGGTGGCAGACTACATCGACCAGCAGTTTGAGCAGTACTTCAGAGACGAGAGCGGCCTGAACCGCAAGAACATCCAGGATAACCGCGTGCACTGCTGCCTGTACTTCATCTCGCCCTTCGGTCACGG GTTAAGGCCTCTGGATGTGGAGTTTATGAAGGCTCTTCATGAGAAGGTCAACATTGTTCCTGTACTAGCTAAAGCTGACACACTCACCCCAACGGAGGTCAAGAGAAAGAAAATCAAG ATCCGAGAGGAGATCGAACAGTACGGGATAAAGATCTACCAGTTTCCAGACTGTGATTCAGACGAGGATGAGGACTTCAAACAGCAAGACCAAGAGCTCAAG GACAGCATTCCCTTCGCTGTGATCGGCAGTAACACCGTCGTGGAAGCCAAGGGCAAGAGGGTTCGAGGACGTCTGTACCCCTGGGGAATAGTGGAAG TGGAGAACCCAGCGCACTGTGACTTCGTGAAGCTGAGGAACATGTTGGTCCGGACACACATGCAGGATCTGAAGGACGTGACCCGGGAAACACACTACGAGAACTACAGAGCACACTGCATCCAGAGCATGACCCGCATGGTGGTGAAGGAGCGCAACCGCAA CAAACTGACCAGGGAGAGCGGCACAGACTTCCCCATTCCCATGGTGCCCGGCGCCACCGACACTGAGACGGAGAAGCTCATCCGTGAGAAAGACGAGGAG CTGAGGCGGATGCAGGAGATGCTGCAGAAGATCCAGGAGCAgatgcacacacagagagaggcgtATTAA
- the LOC132123136 gene encoding septin-5 isoform X2 → MKSWLRQGKKFRLFHPPRGVSECTVAPVVMEDSDREVDSVSDEQDSMPASPEPRVHEVEKDQDKEYVGFATLPNQVHRKSVKKGFDFTLMVAGESGLGKSTLVNSLFLTDLYKDRKLLNAEERITQTVEITKHTVDIEEKGVKLKLTIVDTPGFGDAVNNTECWKSVADYIDQQFEQYFRDESGLNRKNIQDNRVHCCLYFISPFGHGLRPLDVEFMKALHEKVNIVPVLAKADTLTPTEVKRKKIKIREEIEQYGIKIYQFPDCDSDEDEDFKQQDQELKDSIPFAVIGSNTVVEAKGKRVRGRLYPWGIVEVENPAHCDFVKLRNMLVRTHMQDLKDVTRETHYENYRAHCIQSMTRMVVKERNRNKLTRESGTDFPIPMVPGATDTETEKLIREKDEELRRMQEMLQKIQEQMHTQREAY, encoded by the exons ATGAAGAGCTGGCTTCGACAAGGAAAAAAGTTTAGATTGTTTCATCCTCCTAGAGGCGTTTCAG AGTGTACAGTAGCCCCAGTGGTCATGGAGGACAGTGACCGTGAAGTCGACTCGGTGTCAGATGAGCAGGACTCGATGCCAGCGTCGCCTGAGCCCAGGGTGCATGAAGTGGAAAAG GACCAGGACAAGGAGTATGTGGGATTTGCGACTTTGCCAAATCAGGTTCACCGCAAATCTGTGAAGAAGGGCTTTGACTTCACTTTAATGGTAGCAG GAGAGTCAGGTTTAGGAAAGTCCACTCTGGTCAACAGTCTGTTCCTGACAGATCTCTACAAAGACAGGAAGCTGCTGAATGCAGAAG AGAGGATCACGCAGACGGTGGAGATCACCAAACACACGGTGGACATCGAGGAGAAGGGTGTCAAGCTGAAGCTCACTATCGTGGACACACCAGGATTCGGGGACGCTGTCAATAACACTGAATG CTGGAAGTCGGTGGCAGACTACATCGACCAGCAGTTTGAGCAGTACTTCAGAGACGAGAGCGGCCTGAACCGCAAGAACATCCAGGATAACCGCGTGCACTGCTGCCTGTACTTCATCTCGCCCTTCGGTCACGG GTTAAGGCCTCTGGATGTGGAGTTTATGAAGGCTCTTCATGAGAAGGTCAACATTGTTCCTGTACTAGCTAAAGCTGACACACTCACCCCAACGGAGGTCAAGAGAAAGAAAATCAAG ATCCGAGAGGAGATCGAACAGTACGGGATAAAGATCTACCAGTTTCCAGACTGTGATTCAGACGAGGATGAGGACTTCAAACAGCAAGACCAAGAGCTCAAG GACAGCATTCCCTTCGCTGTGATCGGCAGTAACACCGTCGTGGAAGCCAAGGGCAAGAGGGTTCGAGGACGTCTGTACCCCTGGGGAATAGTGGAAG TGGAGAACCCAGCGCACTGTGACTTCGTGAAGCTGAGGAACATGTTGGTCCGGACACACATGCAGGATCTGAAGGACGTGACCCGGGAAACACACTACGAGAACTACAGAGCACACTGCATCCAGAGCATGACCCGCATGGTGGTGAAGGAGCGCAACCGCAA CAAACTGACCAGGGAGAGCGGCACAGACTTCCCCATTCCCATGGTGCCCGGCGCCACCGACACTGAGACGGAGAAGCTCATCCGTGAGAAAGACGAGGAG CTGAGGCGGATGCAGGAGATGCTGCAGAAGATCCAGGAGCAgatgcacacacagagagaggcgtATTAA
- the LOC132123136 gene encoding septin-5 isoform X6, with protein sequence MAECTVAPVVMEDSDREVDSVSDEQDSMPASPEPRVHEVEKHFPKEDSEDSELEHIMGHHPVTQHGYHKADSEGEGHSRPHTPGTPTFLRPAAAPRGPGELEHESRYGAPRGHVDFSLPSPISPSRPKSPWGRFDPYESTEDQDKEYVGFATLPNQVHRKSVKKGFDFTLMVAGESGLGKSTLVNSLFLTDLYKDRKLLNAEERITQTVEITKHTVDIEEKGVKLKLTIVDTPGFGDAVNNTECWKSVADYIDQQFEQYFRDESGLNRKNIQDNRVHCCLYFISPFGHGLRPLDVEFMKALHEKVNIVPVLAKADTLTPTEVKRKKIKIREEIEQYGIKIYQFPDCDSDEDEDFKQQDQELKDSIPFAVIGSNTVVEAKGKRVRGRLYPWGIVEVENPAHCDFVKLRNMLVRTHMQDLKDVTRETHYENYRAHCIQSMTRMVVKERNRNKLTRESGTDFPIPMVPGATDTETEKLIREKDEELRRMQEMLQKIQEQMHTQREAY encoded by the exons ATGGCAGAGTGTACAGTAGCCCCAGTGGTCATGGAGGACAGTGACCGTGAAGTCGACTCGGTGTCAGATGAGCAGGACTCGATGCCAGCGTCGCCTGAGCCCAGGGTGCATGAAGTGGAAAAG CACTTCCCTAAGGAAGACTCGGAGGACTCGGAGCTGGAGCACATCATGGGACATCACCCAGTCACCCAGCATGGGTATCATAAGGCCGATAGTGAGGGTGAGGGTCACAGCAGACCCCACACCCCGGGAACACCCACCTTCCTGAGGCCCGCGGCGGCCCCCAGGGGCCCAGGAGAGTTAGAGCACGAGTCCAGATACGGGGCTCCACGGGGTCATGTGGACTTTAGCCTGCCGTCTCCCATCAGCCCATCCCGGCCTAAAAGCCcctggggtcgcttcgacccatATGAATCTACTGAG GACCAGGACAAGGAGTATGTGGGATTTGCGACTTTGCCAAATCAGGTTCACCGCAAATCTGTGAAGAAGGGCTTTGACTTCACTTTAATGGTAGCAG GAGAGTCAGGTTTAGGAAAGTCCACTCTGGTCAACAGTCTGTTCCTGACAGATCTCTACAAAGACAGGAAGCTGCTGAATGCAGAAG AGAGGATCACGCAGACGGTGGAGATCACCAAACACACGGTGGACATCGAGGAGAAGGGTGTCAAGCTGAAGCTCACTATCGTGGACACACCAGGATTCGGGGACGCTGTCAATAACACTGAATG CTGGAAGTCGGTGGCAGACTACATCGACCAGCAGTTTGAGCAGTACTTCAGAGACGAGAGCGGCCTGAACCGCAAGAACATCCAGGATAACCGCGTGCACTGCTGCCTGTACTTCATCTCGCCCTTCGGTCACGG GTTAAGGCCTCTGGATGTGGAGTTTATGAAGGCTCTTCATGAGAAGGTCAACATTGTTCCTGTACTAGCTAAAGCTGACACACTCACCCCAACGGAGGTCAAGAGAAAGAAAATCAAG ATCCGAGAGGAGATCGAACAGTACGGGATAAAGATCTACCAGTTTCCAGACTGTGATTCAGACGAGGATGAGGACTTCAAACAGCAAGACCAAGAGCTCAAG GACAGCATTCCCTTCGCTGTGATCGGCAGTAACACCGTCGTGGAAGCCAAGGGCAAGAGGGTTCGAGGACGTCTGTACCCCTGGGGAATAGTGGAAG TGGAGAACCCAGCGCACTGTGACTTCGTGAAGCTGAGGAACATGTTGGTCCGGACACACATGCAGGATCTGAAGGACGTGACCCGGGAAACACACTACGAGAACTACAGAGCACACTGCATCCAGAGCATGACCCGCATGGTGGTGAAGGAGCGCAACCGCAA CAAACTGACCAGGGAGAGCGGCACAGACTTCCCCATTCCCATGGTGCCCGGCGCCACCGACACTGAGACGGAGAAGCTCATCCGTGAGAAAGACGAGGAG CTGAGGCGGATGCAGGAGATGCTGCAGAAGATCCAGGAGCAgatgcacacacagagagaggcgtATTAA
- the LOC132123136 gene encoding septin-4 isoform X3, producing MMLEPSDEPRDQPSSAEDQDKEYVGFATLPNQVHRKSVKKGFDFTLMVAGESGLGKSTLVNSLFLTDLYKDRKLLNAEERITQTVEITKHTVDIEEKGVKLKLTIVDTPGFGDAVNNTECWKSVADYIDQQFEQYFRDESGLNRKNIQDNRVHCCLYFISPFGHGLRPLDVEFMKALHEKVNIVPVLAKADTLTPTEVKRKKIKIREEIEQYGIKIYQFPDCDSDEDEDFKQQDQELKDSIPFAVIGSNTVVEAKGKRVRGRLYPWGIVEVENPAHCDFVKLRNMLVRTHMQDLKDVTRETHYENYRAHCIQSMTRMVVKERNRNKLTRESGTDFPIPMVPGATDTETEKLIREKDEELRRMQEMLQKIQEQMHTQREAY from the exons GACCAGGACAAGGAGTATGTGGGATTTGCGACTTTGCCAAATCAGGTTCACCGCAAATCTGTGAAGAAGGGCTTTGACTTCACTTTAATGGTAGCAG GAGAGTCAGGTTTAGGAAAGTCCACTCTGGTCAACAGTCTGTTCCTGACAGATCTCTACAAAGACAGGAAGCTGCTGAATGCAGAAG AGAGGATCACGCAGACGGTGGAGATCACCAAACACACGGTGGACATCGAGGAGAAGGGTGTCAAGCTGAAGCTCACTATCGTGGACACACCAGGATTCGGGGACGCTGTCAATAACACTGAATG CTGGAAGTCGGTGGCAGACTACATCGACCAGCAGTTTGAGCAGTACTTCAGAGACGAGAGCGGCCTGAACCGCAAGAACATCCAGGATAACCGCGTGCACTGCTGCCTGTACTTCATCTCGCCCTTCGGTCACGG GTTAAGGCCTCTGGATGTGGAGTTTATGAAGGCTCTTCATGAGAAGGTCAACATTGTTCCTGTACTAGCTAAAGCTGACACACTCACCCCAACGGAGGTCAAGAGAAAGAAAATCAAG ATCCGAGAGGAGATCGAACAGTACGGGATAAAGATCTACCAGTTTCCAGACTGTGATTCAGACGAGGATGAGGACTTCAAACAGCAAGACCAAGAGCTCAAG GACAGCATTCCCTTCGCTGTGATCGGCAGTAACACCGTCGTGGAAGCCAAGGGCAAGAGGGTTCGAGGACGTCTGTACCCCTGGGGAATAGTGGAAG TGGAGAACCCAGCGCACTGTGACTTCGTGAAGCTGAGGAACATGTTGGTCCGGACACACATGCAGGATCTGAAGGACGTGACCCGGGAAACACACTACGAGAACTACAGAGCACACTGCATCCAGAGCATGACCCGCATGGTGGTGAAGGAGCGCAACCGCAA CAAACTGACCAGGGAGAGCGGCACAGACTTCCCCATTCCCATGGTGCCCGGCGCCACCGACACTGAGACGGAGAAGCTCATCCGTGAGAAAGACGAGGAG CTGAGGCGGATGCAGGAGATGCTGCAGAAGATCCAGGAGCAgatgcacacacagagagaggcgtATTAA
- the LOC132123136 gene encoding septin-4 isoform X4 — protein sequence MAANSEVHSDFEDQDKEYVGFATLPNQVHRKSVKKGFDFTLMVAGESGLGKSTLVNSLFLTDLYKDRKLLNAEERITQTVEITKHTVDIEEKGVKLKLTIVDTPGFGDAVNNTECWKSVADYIDQQFEQYFRDESGLNRKNIQDNRVHCCLYFISPFGHGLRPLDVEFMKALHEKVNIVPVLAKADTLTPTEVKRKKIKIREEIEQYGIKIYQFPDCDSDEDEDFKQQDQELKDSIPFAVIGSNTVVEAKGKRVRGRLYPWGIVEVENPAHCDFVKLRNMLVRTHMQDLKDVTRETHYENYRAHCIQSMTRMVVKERNRNKLTRESGTDFPIPMVPGATDTETEKLIREKDEELRRMQEMLQKIQEQMHTQREAY from the exons GACCAGGACAAGGAGTATGTGGGATTTGCGACTTTGCCAAATCAGGTTCACCGCAAATCTGTGAAGAAGGGCTTTGACTTCACTTTAATGGTAGCAG GAGAGTCAGGTTTAGGAAAGTCCACTCTGGTCAACAGTCTGTTCCTGACAGATCTCTACAAAGACAGGAAGCTGCTGAATGCAGAAG AGAGGATCACGCAGACGGTGGAGATCACCAAACACACGGTGGACATCGAGGAGAAGGGTGTCAAGCTGAAGCTCACTATCGTGGACACACCAGGATTCGGGGACGCTGTCAATAACACTGAATG CTGGAAGTCGGTGGCAGACTACATCGACCAGCAGTTTGAGCAGTACTTCAGAGACGAGAGCGGCCTGAACCGCAAGAACATCCAGGATAACCGCGTGCACTGCTGCCTGTACTTCATCTCGCCCTTCGGTCACGG GTTAAGGCCTCTGGATGTGGAGTTTATGAAGGCTCTTCATGAGAAGGTCAACATTGTTCCTGTACTAGCTAAAGCTGACACACTCACCCCAACGGAGGTCAAGAGAAAGAAAATCAAG ATCCGAGAGGAGATCGAACAGTACGGGATAAAGATCTACCAGTTTCCAGACTGTGATTCAGACGAGGATGAGGACTTCAAACAGCAAGACCAAGAGCTCAAG GACAGCATTCCCTTCGCTGTGATCGGCAGTAACACCGTCGTGGAAGCCAAGGGCAAGAGGGTTCGAGGACGTCTGTACCCCTGGGGAATAGTGGAAG TGGAGAACCCAGCGCACTGTGACTTCGTGAAGCTGAGGAACATGTTGGTCCGGACACACATGCAGGATCTGAAGGACGTGACCCGGGAAACACACTACGAGAACTACAGAGCACACTGCATCCAGAGCATGACCCGCATGGTGGTGAAGGAGCGCAACCGCAA CAAACTGACCAGGGAGAGCGGCACAGACTTCCCCATTCCCATGGTGCCCGGCGCCACCGACACTGAGACGGAGAAGCTCATCCGTGAGAAAGACGAGGAG CTGAGGCGGATGCAGGAGATGCTGCAGAAGATCCAGGAGCAgatgcacacacagagagaggcgtATTAA
- the LOC132123136 gene encoding septin-4 isoform X5 has product MDQDKEYVGFATLPNQVHRKSVKKGFDFTLMVAGESGLGKSTLVNSLFLTDLYKDRKLLNAEERITQTVEITKHTVDIEEKGVKLKLTIVDTPGFGDAVNNTECWKSVADYIDQQFEQYFRDESGLNRKNIQDNRVHCCLYFISPFGHGLRPLDVEFMKALHEKVNIVPVLAKADTLTPTEVKRKKIKIREEIEQYGIKIYQFPDCDSDEDEDFKQQDQELKDSIPFAVIGSNTVVEAKGKRVRGRLYPWGIVEVENPAHCDFVKLRNMLVRTHMQDLKDVTRETHYENYRAHCIQSMTRMVVKERNRNKLTRESGTDFPIPMVPGATDTETEKLIREKDEELRRMQEMLQKIQEQMHTQREAY; this is encoded by the exons GACCAGGACAAGGAGTATGTGGGATTTGCGACTTTGCCAAATCAGGTTCACCGCAAATCTGTGAAGAAGGGCTTTGACTTCACTTTAATGGTAGCAG GAGAGTCAGGTTTAGGAAAGTCCACTCTGGTCAACAGTCTGTTCCTGACAGATCTCTACAAAGACAGGAAGCTGCTGAATGCAGAAG AGAGGATCACGCAGACGGTGGAGATCACCAAACACACGGTGGACATCGAGGAGAAGGGTGTCAAGCTGAAGCTCACTATCGTGGACACACCAGGATTCGGGGACGCTGTCAATAACACTGAATG CTGGAAGTCGGTGGCAGACTACATCGACCAGCAGTTTGAGCAGTACTTCAGAGACGAGAGCGGCCTGAACCGCAAGAACATCCAGGATAACCGCGTGCACTGCTGCCTGTACTTCATCTCGCCCTTCGGTCACGG GTTAAGGCCTCTGGATGTGGAGTTTATGAAGGCTCTTCATGAGAAGGTCAACATTGTTCCTGTACTAGCTAAAGCTGACACACTCACCCCAACGGAGGTCAAGAGAAAGAAAATCAAG ATCCGAGAGGAGATCGAACAGTACGGGATAAAGATCTACCAGTTTCCAGACTGTGATTCAGACGAGGATGAGGACTTCAAACAGCAAGACCAAGAGCTCAAG GACAGCATTCCCTTCGCTGTGATCGGCAGTAACACCGTCGTGGAAGCCAAGGGCAAGAGGGTTCGAGGACGTCTGTACCCCTGGGGAATAGTGGAAG TGGAGAACCCAGCGCACTGTGACTTCGTGAAGCTGAGGAACATGTTGGTCCGGACACACATGCAGGATCTGAAGGACGTGACCCGGGAAACACACTACGAGAACTACAGAGCACACTGCATCCAGAGCATGACCCGCATGGTGGTGAAGGAGCGCAACCGCAA CAAACTGACCAGGGAGAGCGGCACAGACTTCCCCATTCCCATGGTGCCCGGCGCCACCGACACTGAGACGGAGAAGCTCATCCGTGAGAAAGACGAGGAG CTGAGGCGGATGCAGGAGATGCTGCAGAAGATCCAGGAGCAgatgcacacacagagagaggcgtATTAA